A genomic segment from Castor canadensis chromosome 1, mCasCan1.hap1v2, whole genome shotgun sequence encodes:
- the LOC109676166 gene encoding olfactory receptor 52N2-like, with product MVGGNNSSLTPGFFILNGVPGLEAAHIWISLPFFFMYIIALVGNIGLIHLIGHEEVLRQPMYYFLALLSLTDTCMCTTTVPNVLCIFWFNLKEIDFNACLAQMFFVHTFSATESGVLMLMALDRYVAICYPLRYPTILTNPVIARAGLVTFLRSVMLIIPFTFLTKRLPYCHGNIIPHTYCDHMSVAKVSCGDVKVNAIYGLLVALLVCVFDICCISVSYTMILKTVVSLSSSDARHKAFSTCTSHICAIVITYIPALFTFFTHRFGGKNIPHHIHIIVANLYLLLPPTMNPIVYGVKTKQIQESVIKLFLGEKSSFTSKT from the coding sequence ATGGTTGGAGGCAACAATTCTAGCCTTACCCCAGGATTCTTTATTTTGAATGGTGTCCCTGGGCTGGAAGCTGCACACATCTGGATTTCCCTCCCATTCTTTTTCATGTACATCATTGCTCTTGTGGGGAATATTGGGCTCATTCACCTCATTGGTCATGAGGAGGTCCTCCGTCAGCCCATGTACTACTTCTTGGCCCTGCTCTCATTAACTGATACCTGTATGTGCACCACCACTGTACCCAATGTGCTGTGCATATTCTGGTTCAACCTCAAGGAGATTGACTTTAACGCCTGCCTGGCACAGATGTTTTTTGTGCACACCTTCTCTGCAACAGAGTCTGGCGTGCTCATGCTCATGGCCCTGGACCGCTACGTGGCCATCTGCTACCCCTTACGCTACCCCACCATCCTCACCAACCCTGTgattgccagggctggtcttgtCACCTTCTTGAGGAGTGTGATGCTCATTATTCCATTCACTTTCCTCACCAAGCGTCTGCCCTATTGCCATGGAAACATCATCCCCCACACCTACTGTGACCACATGTCTGTGGCCAAGGTATCCTGTGGTGATGTCAAGGTCAATGCCATCTATGGTCTGTTGGTTGCTCTCCTAGTTTGTGTGTTTGACATCTGCTGTATCTCTGTGTCTTACACTATGATCTTGAAGACTGTAGTGAGCCTGTCTTCATCAGATGCTCGTCACAAAGCCTTCAGCACCTGCACATCTCACATCTGTGCTATTGTAATCACTTATATTCCAGCTTTATTCACTTTCTTCACACATCGTTTTGGAGGAAAGAATATTCCCCACCACATACACATCATTGTGGCTAATCTTTATCTGTTACTGCCTCCTACCATGAACCCAATTGTTTATGGAGTCAAGACCAAGCAAATTCAAGAAAGTGTAATCAAACTTTTTCTTGGAGAAAAGTCTAGCTTTACTTCAAAGACATGA